The following proteins come from a genomic window of Pseudomonas putida:
- a CDS encoding ATP-binding cassette domain-containing protein encodes MTLLKFSDVSLAFGAMPLLDKVSWQIARGERVCIIGRNGTGKSSMLRLVKGEQKGDDGEIWRAPGLKIGELPQELPVADERTVFDVVAAGLDGVGELLAQFHHLSQNIQGDDDLDKLMHVQHELEARDGWRLQQVVESTLSRLQLPADKTLAELSGGWRRRVLLAQALVSEPDLLLLDEPTNHLDIGAIAWLEEALRGFNGAVLFITHDRSFLQNLATRILELDRGGLIDWNGDYASFLVHKEAALAAEETANALFDKRLAQEEVWIRQGIKARRTRNEGRVRALKALRVERSERRDRQGKANIQIEAAEKSGKQVMVLENVSFHHAGGPMLVKDFSMVLQRQDRIGLLGANGTGKTTLLKLMLGDLEPTSGKVERGTKLEVAYFDQMRHQLDLEKTVIDNLAEGRDFIEIDGQNRHVLSYLGDFLFSPQRARTPVKALSGGERARLLLAKLFSKPANLLVLDEPTNDLDVETLELLEEVLCNYKGTVLMVSHDRAFLDNVVTSTLVFEGEGKVREYVGGYEDWIRQGGSPKLLGVTESKGGKSELNSAVVEKQDEQVAPAPAPVAADASKKKLSYKLQRELEMLPGQIDAVEQRMAVAQEEVNAPGFYQRPIEETSAVLAKLEQMQGELDALVERWAELEG; translated from the coding sequence ATGACCCTGCTCAAATTCAGCGATGTGTCCCTCGCATTCGGCGCGATGCCGCTGCTGGACAAAGTGTCCTGGCAGATCGCCCGTGGCGAGCGGGTGTGCATCATCGGCCGCAATGGCACCGGCAAGTCGAGCATGCTGCGCCTGGTCAAGGGCGAGCAGAAGGGCGACGACGGAGAGATCTGGCGCGCACCCGGCTTGAAGATTGGCGAACTGCCACAAGAATTGCCAGTGGCTGACGAGCGGACAGTGTTCGACGTGGTGGCCGCAGGCCTGGACGGCGTAGGCGAACTGCTTGCCCAATTCCACCACCTCAGCCAGAACATCCAGGGCGACGATGACCTGGACAAACTCATGCATGTTCAGCACGAACTGGAAGCCCGTGACGGCTGGCGCCTGCAGCAGGTGGTGGAAAGCACCTTGAGCCGTCTGCAGCTGCCTGCCGACAAAACCCTGGCCGAGCTGTCCGGTGGCTGGCGCCGCCGCGTGCTGCTGGCTCAGGCGCTGGTGTCCGAACCCGACCTGCTGCTGCTCGACGAGCCGACCAACCACCTGGACATCGGTGCCATCGCCTGGCTCGAAGAGGCCCTGCGCGGTTTCAACGGCGCGGTGCTGTTCATTACCCACGACCGTTCCTTCCTGCAGAACCTGGCAACCCGGATCCTCGAACTGGATCGCGGCGGGCTGATCGACTGGAACGGTGACTACGCCAGTTTCCTGGTACACAAGGAAGCTGCGCTGGCCGCCGAAGAGACGGCCAACGCCCTGTTTGACAAGCGTCTTGCCCAGGAAGAAGTGTGGATCCGGCAGGGTATCAAGGCCCGTCGTACCCGTAACGAAGGCCGGGTGCGCGCACTCAAGGCCCTGCGTGTCGAGCGCAGCGAGCGGCGGGATCGTCAGGGCAAGGCGAATATCCAGATCGAGGCCGCAGAGAAATCCGGCAAGCAGGTGATGGTGCTGGAGAATGTCAGCTTCCATCACGCTGGAGGGCCGATGCTGGTCAAGGACTTCTCCATGGTCCTGCAGCGTCAGGACCGCATTGGCCTGCTGGGCGCCAACGGTACCGGCAAGACCACGCTGCTCAAGCTGATGCTCGGTGATCTTGAGCCTACCTCGGGCAAGGTCGAGCGCGGCACCAAACTGGAAGTCGCCTACTTCGATCAGATGCGCCACCAGCTCGATCTGGAAAAAACCGTGATCGATAACCTGGCCGAGGGTCGCGATTTCATTGAAATCGACGGCCAGAACCGTCACGTGCTCAGCTACCTGGGCGATTTCCTGTTCAGCCCCCAGCGTGCCCGCACGCCGGTCAAGGCGCTGTCTGGCGGTGAGCGGGCGCGCCTGCTGCTGGCCAAACTGTTCAGCAAACCGGCCAACCTGCTGGTACTGGACGAACCGACCAACGACCTGGACGTGGAAACCCTCGAGCTGCTTGAAGAGGTGCTGTGCAATTACAAGGGCACCGTGCTGATGGTCAGCCACGACCGGGCCTTCCTCGACAACGTCGTCACCAGCACGCTGGTGTTCGAGGGCGAGGGCAAGGTACGTGAATATGTTGGCGGCTATGAGGACTGGATTCGCCAGGGCGGTTCGCCGAAGCTGTTGGGCGTGACCGAGAGCAAGGGTGGCAAATCCGAGCTCAACAGTGCAGTGGTCGAGAAGCAGGACGAGCAGGTGGCTCCGGCGCCAGCCCCAGTCGCAGCGGATGCCTCGAAGAAGAAGCTCAGCTACAAACTGCAGCGGGAACTGGAGATGCTGCCTGGGCAGATCGATGCGGTCGAGCAGCGTATGGCGGTGGCCCAGGAAGAAGTCAACGCGCCGGGCTTCTATCAGCGGCCGATCGAGGAGACCTCGGCTGTACTGGCGAAGCTGGAGCAGATGCAGGGCGAGCTGGATGCCTTGGTAGAGCGCTGGGCCGAGCTGGAGGGCTAA
- a CDS encoding universal stress protein: protein MPYEHLLVAVDLTEECDPVIKRAMKLAEPTGAKVSLVHIVEPMAMAFGGDVPMDLSQLQQQQFDQAKERMERLFNKYPEINRGDSHLTYGQPRQEIHQLAKEQNCDLIVVGSHGRHGLALLLGSTANDVLHGAPCDVLAVRLQKKE, encoded by the coding sequence ATGCCTTACGAACATCTTCTGGTCGCCGTCGACCTCACCGAAGAGTGCGACCCGGTGATCAAGCGTGCCATGAAGCTCGCCGAGCCCACAGGCGCCAAGGTCTCGCTGGTGCATATCGTCGAACCCATGGCCATGGCATTTGGCGGTGACGTGCCAATGGACCTGTCGCAGCTGCAACAGCAACAGTTCGATCAGGCCAAGGAGCGCATGGAACGCCTGTTCAACAAGTACCCCGAGATCAACCGCGGTGATTCTCACCTGACCTATGGCCAACCGCGCCAAGAGATCCACCAGTTGGCCAAGGAGCAGAACTGCGATCTGATCGTGGTTGGCAGCCATGGCCGCCATGGCCTGGCATTGCTGCTGGGCTCAACGGCCAATGACGTGCTGCATGGCGCGCCGTGCGATGTACTGGCGGTGCGGTTGCAGAAGAAAGAATGA
- the fadB gene encoding fatty acid oxidation complex subunit alpha FadB, which translates to MIYEGKAITVKALESGIVELKFDLKGESVNKFNRLTLDELRQAVEAIKADASVKGVIVSSGKDVFIVGADITEFVDNFKLPEAELVAGNLEANRIFNAFEDLEVPTVAAINGIALGGGLEMCLAADYRVMSTSAKIGLPEVKLGIYPGFGGTVRLPRLIGSDNAIEWIAAGKENRAEDALKVGAVDAVVAPELLQAGALDLVKRAISGELDYKAKRQPKLEKLKLNAIEQMMAFETAKGFVAGQAGPNYPAPVEAIKSIQKAANFGRDKALEVEAAGFAKLAKTSVAQSLIGLFLNDQELKRKAKAHDEIAHDVKQAAVLGAGIMGGGIAYQSAVKGTPILMKDIREEAIQLGLNEASKLLGNRVEKGRLTPAKMAEALNAIRPTLSYGDFANVDIVVEAVVENPKVKQAVLAEVEGQVKEDAILASNTSTISINLLAKALKRPENFVGMHFFNPVHMMPLVEVIRGEKSSEVAVATTVAYAKKMGKNPIVVNDCPGFLVNRVLFPYFGGFAKLVSAGVDFVRIDKVMEKFGWPMGPAYLMDVVGIDTGHHGRDVMAEGFPDRMKDERRSAVDALYEANRLGQKNGKGFYAYETDKRGKPKKVFDATVLDVLKPIVFEQREVTDEDIINWMMVPLCLETVRCLEDGIVETAAEADMGLVYGIGFPPFRGGALRYIDSIGVAEFVALADQYADLGPLYHPTAKLREMAKNGQRFFS; encoded by the coding sequence ATGATTTACGAAGGTAAAGCCATCACGGTTAAGGCTCTTGAAAGCGGCATCGTCGAACTGAAGTTCGACCTCAAGGGTGAGTCCGTCAACAAGTTCAATCGCCTGACCCTGGACGAGCTGCGCCAGGCTGTCGAAGCCATCAAGGCCGACGCCTCGGTGAAGGGCGTAATCGTCAGCAGTGGCAAGGACGTGTTCATCGTCGGCGCCGACATCACCGAGTTCGTCGACAACTTCAAGCTGCCCGAGGCCGAACTGGTTGCCGGCAATCTGGAAGCCAACCGCATCTTCAACGCGTTCGAAGACCTCGAAGTGCCGACCGTTGCCGCGATCAACGGCATCGCACTCGGCGGCGGCCTGGAAATGTGCCTGGCCGCCGACTATCGGGTCATGTCCACCTCTGCCAAGATCGGCCTGCCGGAAGTCAAGCTGGGTATCTACCCCGGCTTCGGCGGTACCGTGCGCCTGCCGCGTCTGATCGGCTCGGACAACGCCATCGAGTGGATTGCCGCCGGCAAGGAAAACCGCGCTGAAGACGCCCTGAAAGTTGGCGCCGTCGACGCCGTCGTCGCCCCAGAACTGTTGCAGGCCGGGGCCCTCGACCTGGTCAAGCGCGCCATCAGCGGTGAGCTGGACTACAAGGCCAAGCGCCAGCCCAAGCTGGAAAAGCTCAAGCTCAATGCCATCGAGCAGATGATGGCCTTCGAGACTGCCAAGGGCTTCGTCGCTGGCCAGGCCGGCCCGAACTATCCGGCCCCGGTCGAAGCGATCAAGTCGATCCAGAAGGCCGCCAACTTCGGTCGCGACAAGGCGCTGGAAGTCGAGGCAGCAGGCTTTGCCAAGCTGGCCAAGACTTCGGTTGCCCAAAGCCTGATCGGTCTGTTCCTGAATGATCAGGAGCTCAAGCGCAAAGCCAAGGCCCATGACGAAATCGCTCACGATGTTAAGCAGGCTGCCGTGCTCGGCGCCGGCATCATGGGTGGCGGCATCGCTTACCAGTCGGCGGTCAAGGGCACCCCGATCCTGATGAAGGACATCCGCGAGGAAGCCATCCAGCTGGGCCTGAACGAGGCGTCCAAGCTGCTCGGCAACCGCGTCGAAAAAGGCCGCCTGACTCCGGCGAAGATGGCCGAGGCACTCAATGCCATTCGCCCGACACTGTCCTACGGTGATTTTGCCAACGTCGACATCGTCGTCGAGGCCGTGGTCGAGAACCCGAAGGTCAAGCAGGCAGTGCTGGCTGAAGTGGAAGGCCAGGTGAAAGAGGATGCCATCCTTGCGTCCAACACCTCGACCATCTCCATCAACCTGCTGGCCAAGGCGCTCAAGCGCCCCGAGAACTTCGTCGGCATGCACTTCTTCAACCCGGTGCACATGATGCCGCTGGTCGAAGTCATTCGTGGCGAGAAGTCCAGTGAAGTGGCGGTCGCCACCACCGTGGCCTACGCCAAGAAGATGGGCAAGAACCCGATCGTGGTCAACGACTGCCCGGGCTTCTTGGTCAACCGTGTCCTGTTCCCGTACTTCGGCGGCTTTGCCAAGCTGGTCAGCGCCGGTGTCGACTTCGTGCGCATCGACAAGGTCATGGAGAAGTTCGGCTGGCCGATGGGCCCGGCCTACCTGATGGACGTGGTCGGCATCGACACCGGTCACCACGGCCGCGATGTGATGGCCGAAGGCTTCCCGGACCGCATGAAGGACGAACGCCGCTCGGCCGTCGACGCCCTGTATGAGGCCAATCGCCTGGGCCAGAAGAACGGCAAGGGTTTCTATGCCTACGAAACCGACAAGCGTGGCAAGCCGAAGAAGGTCTTCGACGCCACCGTGCTCGATGTGCTCAAGCCGATCGTCTTCGAGCAGCGTGAAGTCACCGACGAAGACATCATCAACTGGATGATGGTCCCGCTGTGCCTGGAGACCGTGCGCTGCCTGGAAGACGGCATCGTCGAAACCGCTGCTGAAGCGGACATGGGCCTGGTATACGGCATTGGTTTCCCTCCGTTCCGTGGCGGTGCGCTGCGTTACATCGATTCGATCGGTGTGGCCGAATTCGTTGCCCTGGCCGACCAGTACGCCGATCTGGGGCCGCTGTACCACCCGACCGCGAAGCTGCGCGAAATGGCCAAGAATGGCCAGCGCTTCTTCAGCTGA